AGGTAGGATGTTCCCTTGGATGCAAATTTTGTGCAACGGGAAAATTAGGTTTTACCCGAAATCTATTGTTCGATGAAATTTACGATCAGGTTGCAATTATTGGTAAGCAGGCACAGGAGCATTATCAGCATCATCTTACAAACATAGTATTCATGGGCATGGGCGAGCCCTTGCTGAATTATGAAAATCTTTTAAAAGCGATTGATCGAATAACTTCTCCTGATGGATTGAATATGTCGCCATCACGCATTACCGTTTCAACAGTAGGATTGGTGAAGATGATAAAAAAATTAGGCGATGATAATGTAAAATTCAATCTTGCGCTTTCGCTTCATGCAGCAAATGATAAAAAGAGAAACCAGATTATTCCTGCGAATGAACAGAATTCGATGAGCAAGCTTGCTGAGGCATTGAAATATTTTTATGAAAAAACCGGAACACGAATTACACTGGAATATTTAATTCTCGATCGTTTCAACGATTCCATTGCCGATGCAAAAGAACTTGCCGAATTTTGTAAAAACTTTCCATGTAAAATAAATATTATTGAATACAATCCTATTGCCGGAAGTGAATTTGGAAAGTCAAGAGAGATAAGCGTAAAAGGATTTGCCGGTTACCTGGAAACAAAAAATTTAATAGTGAATATTCGTAAAAGTAGAGGTGAAGATATTGATGCAGCTTGCGGACAGCTTGCAGGAAAATTAAAAAATAAATCTTGATTTTATGAAAGTAGTATCTGTAAATATTTCCGAAAAAAAAGGAACCATAAAACATCCTGTCGATAAAATTATTTTGAATGATAAAGGTGTGGAAGGTGATGCCCATGCAGGCTATTGGATTCGGCAGGTTAGCATGCTTGGTGCAGAGAGTATAGAAAGATTTTCAAAGCAGGTCAAACGCAAAATAAATTTTGGTGAGCTTGCTGAGAATATTACTACTGAAGGTTTTGATGTATACAAGTCAAATATCCTCGACCGTTTTGAAACAAAAAATGTAATTCTTGAAGTTACACAAATCGGGAAAAAATGCCATGGCGACAGATGTGCAATTTTTCGTGAAGTGGGAACTTGCGTTATGCCGAAAGAAGGAATTTTTTGTCGCGTTATCAAAGGTGGTGAAGTAAAAGCAGACGATGAAATAATTTATAAACCGAAAATTTTTAAAGCTGCCGTCATAACGCTCAGCGACCGTGCCAGTCGTGGAGAATACGACGATCTTAGCGGACCAAAAGTTATTGAATTTTTAGAAAAATATTTTATAGAAGAAAAACGTGAATTTGAAAATTCATACAAACTAATTCCAGATGATGCAAATCAATTAAAAAAATTATTGGAAGATTTTACAAATAAAAATTTCGATTTTATTTTTACCACAGGAGGAACAGGAATTGGTTCAAAAGATATAACAGTTGACGTTACAAAACCCATGCTGCATAAGGAAATTCCAGGTATCATGGAATTCATTCGATACAAATATGGTTCTGAAAAACCGAATGCACTAATCAGTCGCTCGGTTGCAGGATTGATTAATAAGACAATGATTTTTACTTTGCCCGGAAGTGTAAAAGCCGTAAACGAATACATGACAGAAATTTTAAAATCGTTGAATCATTTGGTTCTTATGCTACATGAAATTGATTCACATTAATTATCGGAGTTATTTATGACCAGGGAAGAAGCGCTGCAATTATTAAAAGAAAATATAAAAAACGAACGCACCATTTGGCATTCACTTGCATCAGAAGCAGTGATGCATGCATTGGCAGTAAAGCTTAATGAAAATCCTGAAAAATGGGCAATGGCAGGATTGCTGCATGATTTGGATGTTGAAATTACCAATGCCGATCCGAAAGTTCATGGATTAATTACAGCAAAAATGCTGGAAGAAAAAAATTTTGATGCTGAAATTATTGAAGCAATAAAACTTCATAATGAAGAAGCAGAAGGAGTACCTGCACGCAGTACCAAGTTTCATCATGCTTTAGCAGCAGGCGAAACAATCACCGGATTAATTCAGGCTACCACTTATGTTTATCCCGATAAAAAAATTGCATCAGTAAAATCTTCATCAGTTGTAAAACGAATGAAAGAAAAATTATTTGCAGCATCGGTGAAAAGAGAAAGTATCCGCGAATGCGAATTAATAGGAATTCCTTTAAATGAATTTGCTGAAATAGCCGTAAATGCTATGCGAGGCATTGCCGACCAGATTGGTTTATAAAAAAGACACAGCAACAAATTGCGGTGTCCTTTAAAAATAAGATATACCAAACTTACCTAATAATTATTTTTTGGGAGTAACAAGTTCATTGGGTTGCTTTTCGGGTACAACTCCAGAACTTGTATCTTCAACAACGCTACCTTTTATACTTAAAACGATAGTACCATTGCTTGCATTAGAAATTACGGTAATTTGTTTGCTGATGGTTCCTACAATATTTGTTTTGGTATAATTAACTTTTATTTCTCCTGTTTTTCCTGGTAGTATTGGTTCTTTTGTCCATGCAGCTATAGTACAACCACAGCTTGTAGTTACATTAGTTAAAACTAAGGGTTCATTACCTGTGTTTTTGAATGTGAATGTGCAGTTACCATTGCTGCCTTTAACAATAGCGCCATAATCATGCACTATATTATCAAAAGTAATAATAGCTGCATTTGCATTATCACTACTTTTATCCTGTGTAGAGTTGTTCTGTGCATTTATTGCCATTGCAATAATTAGAAAATAAAATGATAATAAAACATTTTTCATAATTTGAAATTTTTATAATGATTATAAATTAAAAATTTGATGTTTGAATTATATATTGGAAAAGATTTATTAGATAAAAATATTTTTATCAGAGATATTATTAATGCGACCGGAATAAAACTATTCTGGGAAAAATTACAGAGAAGAAAAATTAAAATAAGCGGGGAAATAGATTTTCTATAGATAAAAGTATTTATACTTTTTCTATTTTCACGATGCGCAAAAAGGATTTGTGTGTTTTGCGAACACGAAGTAATATCGGGAAGACCACTGATAGTCTCCAAGACCGACCTCAATTTATTTGTTTAATAAAAAACATTAAAAAATTATTTTAATAAGATTCTTAATAACTAAGACAAATGTATAAATTTCTTATTTAATACAATAGTTAAATTATTTTTTATAAAAAAGGCACAACAAAATTTGTTGTGCCTTTAAAGAATTAGATAAACCGAACTTACCTAATAATTATCTTCTTATAAAAATTAGTATTTTCACCTGATAATTTTATCATATAAATACCCTTAGGTAAATCGCTAAAATCAAAGGTTTTTTCGTATTTATTATTCACTAAATTTTCAGAAATAATAGTTTGTCCTACCACGTTGCTAATCGAAAGTTCATTATATTTTTCGGGATTATCAATACTTACAGTAAAGCTACCATTATTTGGATTTGGATATACAGTAATGATATTCTTTGAATAATCTTCTATTCCGGTTAAAATATCAGCTGTAACAATAGCTCTAGGGCTTATACATGAATCGGATTGTACCTGCCAGTTATAAAAGTAGTAGTAGTAAGAGGATCCAGCAGTACTACCCGTTACGGATAAAACATTAGCTAATGTATAAGGATAAGCTGGTCCCGAAGTTTCTCTCCAGAAATAATTAGAAACACCTGCTCCTAAAACATAACCTGTTCCAGCGGGAACGTGGAAATTTAAAGTAACGGATTGTGTTCCTGTTGAAACGCTTGTTTTTACTGAATCCAGGTAAGTTCCGTTGCTATTTCTTAACCAGATGGTTCTTGTTCCGGCGGTTTGTTCATAAACAGTAACCGATTTAATAGTTACTGGAGTATATGTATCAAATGTTAATCCCTGTCTTGCAGCTGCAGTATAATAACCACCTGCTGTACCTTTTGCTGTCATCCCAACTGATTGTACTGCATTTCCGATAACATCTTCAACATAGTAGTTGGTAGTTGTGGAAAGAGGAGGAGTAGTATATGAATTTCCTTTAGCAATTGCTGTTCCTCCTGTTTGAGCAGTATACCATTTTAGCACACCCGAACCACTAGCAGATAAAGTTACTGTAGAACCTACATTTCCACTTCCTCCAGTAGTAGAAGGAGCAGTAGGAACAGTAACGGAAATAAAATTAGTTTTTGTTGTGGTGTATGCAGAGTTGTTATTAATTTTTAGAGTCACTGTGTAATTACCACTTGCACTATATGTATGTGTTGGGTTCTGTAATGTAGAAGTTGAACCATCACCAAAATCCCAAAGCCAAGAAGTTGCTTTATAAGATTGATCAGAAAAAGAAATTTGTGATGAAACACATGCAAGCTTTGTCATGGAAGCAGCAAAATCAGCACTTGCAGGTATTGCACCTGCTGTACTCATACCAGCTTGTTGTACAGCCTTAGATGAGGCATCTTGTATGTATCCAACAGCAGCTAAATTTGCTGAATTATCAACATTTGCATAAGTCCATGATTTGATATAAACTACTGAATCTCCAACAGCCATAGTAGGTAAAGTCATGCCATTTGGGTCGGGCAAGAATTTCTTAAATACGTTAATGTGATCTGCTGTTCCATATGTTCCCTGGTAATTCATATTTTCTTCGATAACTGCAATTTTTGCAGCATAGGTACCAGTAGTAGTTGCTGTTTTCTTGATAACCATTTTTACAGCAATAACCCCATTACTAACTTCATGAATCATTGAAATAGTAAAAGGAGAAGTAACAGCATAATTAGTGTTTATATTAGTTTGTGTGGGTGTTGAAGACGAATGTACACCATCCAGTTGTGACCAAGGTACACCACCAGTATTAGGATCGTTAACTCCATATAAAGTTGCTTGAGTATTTACTTCGGTTGGATTGTCCTGATTCATCGGATCATCTCCTGGCCAATCAACATGATAATAGATCAATGCCATTTTAGTTGCATTATTAGTATGTAAGGTCGTAATGCTTGCATCAGCACTTGGGCAGTTCGATCAGCCAGTATTAGTAAACTGTTCAAGTAAGACCATTCTTTGTGACTTTTGTTGTCCCCAAAGGTTCTGTGCAAACAGTATAGCTAGAACCAATGGAATCAAAGTTAAAATAGATAATTTTTTTTTCATAGCTTTTTGTTTTTAGTTATTAATTATTTTGTGATTTGGTGAATAAAAGTATATGTATATTTCGATATTATGATGACAAAATTAAATATTTTTTGTAAAAAACATATAAATTTATAAAAAAAATATATTAGAAATCAAAATTTTCTGTTAAAAACCGTTTTAATTAAATAATTTATATGAATTCATTTCGGTTCATTTTACTTTTTTAATTATTAAAGACTATTTTTGTTGAAGCAAACTTTTTTAACTATTAGATATTAATTCCTATGAATATAAAACTCCGCAAAGCCAATGAATCCGACCTTCCTGAGGTTTTTGATTTAATTAAAGAACTTGCTTTGTATGAAAAAGCTCCTGATGAAGTTACCGTTACATTAAACGATTTGAAAAATGATGGTTTCGGAAAAAATCCAATTTATGAAATAATTCTTGCCGAGGTTAATAATGAAATTCTTGGGATGGCATTTTATTTTTATGCCTATTCTACCTGGAAAGGAAAATGTATTTATCTTGAAGATATTATTGTTCGTGAAGCGTATCGAGGGAAAAAAATTGGCAAGCTTTTATTTGAAGCTGTGATCATGAAATGCAAAGAAGTAAAAGCTAGAAGAATGATGTGGCAGGTACTCGACTGGAATACTCCGGCAATAAATTTTTATAAAAAATACAATGCATCGCTCGATCAGTCGTGGGTCAATGGAAGACTTACCGAAAAACAAATTCATGATTTTATTCCCGAAATTGATATTTTTGTAAATTAATTGTATAAAATTATTTTATGAATTTTATTGGTTTCATTCCTGCACGTTACGGTTCTACACGCTTTCCGGGAAAACCTTTGCATGTTATTGAAGGAAAATCGATGATACAGCGCGTGTATGAACAATGTGCGAAATCAAAGGTTTTATCTGCACTTGCTGTTGCTACTGATGATGAAAGGATTTTTAAACATGTTATTTCCTTTGGCGGAAAAGCAATAATGACGAAGTCTGAACATAAATGCGGAACGGAAAGATGTCACGAAGCTTTTCAGATTTTGAAGAGTGAAAATAAATTTTCAGATAATGATGTTGTTATAAATATACAGGGTGATGAACCGCTTATCAATCCGGAACAAATTAATCTGGTTAGCTCATTGTTTGCAAGAAAAGAAGTTCATATTGCGACATTAATTCGCAAACTTGAATCGGAAACAGATTTAAAAAGCAACACGGTTATTAAAGTAGTTATTGATAAAAATAAAAAAGCATTATATTTCAGCAGGGCTGCAATTCCTTATTTGGCGGGTAATTCAGAGAATAAAAATATTTCCGAAAATAATTTTTTTATGCATATAGGAATTTATGCATATCGTGCTTCGGTATTAAATGAAATTGTAAAACTTCAGCAATCTTCGCTTGAAAAAGCGGAATCGCTTGAGCAATTACGATGGCTTGAAAACGGGTTTCCTATACATGTTGAATTTACTAAATATGAAAGTCATTCGGTTGATATCCCTTCTGATATTGACAAAATCATTAAGTTGCTGAAAGAAAAATAAATCATGATTGCGCAATATCTCAGCGAACTGTTACTCCGTTTCGATACAGTAGTACTTCCGGGTTTGGGAACATTTCAGTTAAAAAATGTTCCAGCAACAATGTCGGGAAATACAATAATTCCTCCGGGGAAAAAAATATTATTTGATCCTTCATTAAATGTGAATGATGGGGTATTAGCAAATTATATTTCTGAAAAAGATAGGATCTCATTTGTTGATGCCTGCTCACAAATTCAGAATTATGTTTCAAATATTCTAAAGAATCTTGATGAAGGAAATGAAATAACTCTTGAAAAAATCGGGATACTGAAAAAAGATGATTCGGGAAACCTTTGTTTTAAGGCAGATAAAGGTGATATATATAATATTGATTCATTTGGACTGGGCTCTGTTTCTGCCATTCCACTAATGGGAAATACTGTAGAAGAAAAAATAATATCAAAGAAAAAAACAACTCATAAGTTGATATGGATTGCTGCAATTGTAGTTTTATTTATTGCCGGTTTTACAACTGTTTATTTTATAAAACCCGGTTTATTAAAGGGTTTTGGAATAAATAACAAAATTAGTAAACAAGAAAATTCAAACACTGTTTTGAATACAAATCAAAATAAAAATATTTCTGAAAATAAAGTTTCAACTACAAATAATAAAGATTCAGTTATAACAGGAAAACAGGATAATATTACTGAAAGCCCACAACAGGAGGGTGTTCGTTATTATATAATTGCTGCCAGTTTCCGAATCAAAGAGAATGCGGAGAATTATGCTGTTCGGCTTACAAGTAAAGGCTATAAATCGGAAAGTATATTTTTACCTGAACGTAATCTATATGTGGTAAGTTATGATACATATACCGATAAAACTCAGGCTAATCAAGCTCTTGCAAGTATTTTAGCTTCTGAAAATTCGGCAGCATGGATTTTAGAAAAATAAAATTTCAGGAAAGTGAAAAAAAGAAAATTATTTAAGTTCGCACAACTGGAAACTTTTAATAATGTCATTCAGCCTAGCCCGGAAGAATTTGTACATGAAGATTTTTTTCTTAAAGGAAAATGGAAAAGCGAATATTTTAAAAATAATAATCCTATTATACTTGAACTGGGTTGCGGAAAAGGAGAATATACAATAAGTCTTGCTGAAGTATATCCTGATAAAAATTTTATTGGAGTGGATATTAAAGGTGATCGATTATGGAGAGGCGGTAAAACAGCTTTGGATAAAAACCTTGTCAATGTGGCTTTTCTGAGAATTCATATTGAGAAGATAAATAATTTTTTCAGCCAGGATGAAGTTTCGGAAATATGGATAACGTTTCCCGACCCGCAACCGAATAAACCAAATATAAAGAAACGTCTTACTTCTCTGCAATTCCTGGAGCGTTATAAAAAAATATTATCTGAAAAAAGTATCATTCATCTTAAAACCGATAATGCGCCATTATTTGACTTCACGCTGGAAGTAATTGAAAATTACAAACACCATCTCATTTACCAAACTCACGATTTGTATAACGAGAAAAATATTAAAGAAGAACTTCACATAAAAACGTATTATGAGCAAATGTTTCTGAAAGAAGGGTTTCCCATCTGTTATCTCGAATTCAGTTTGAATTCTTGCTCCGTGTAACTCCGTGTCTTCTCTGTGCAACTTCGTGTAATTTTTTTATTAAAGAAAGTTAGTAAATAAATAAGTCATCTAAAAACATTAATTTTGAATTTATTATTTTATAATACTTATGACATTGAATATCAATTTTTCTATTCTTCAAAAACAACTTGAAGGCGACTTATATACCGACGAATCAGCAAGATTGATTTATGCTACCGATGCTTCTGCATACCGCGAAAAACCTCTTGCTGTAACGCGTCCGAAGAATAAAGAGGATATTAAAAAAATCATTGCATTCGCACACGAAAATAAAATTTCAATTATTCCTAGAACAGCCGGAACATCGCTTGCAGGGCAGGTTGTAGGCGGAGGAATTGTGGTTGATGTTTCAAAATATTTGACCGGCATTCTTGAAATAAATGAAAAAGAAAAATGGGTTCGTGTTCAGCCGGGTGTTGTTCTTGATGAGTTGAATAAAATACTTGAACCGAAAGGACTTTTATTTGGCCCTGAAACTTCCACATCTTCGCGTTGCATGCTCGGAGGAATGGTTGGAAATAATTCCTGCGGCGCTCATTCGTTGATTTACGGCAGTACCCGCGACCATTTGATTTCAGTGGATGCTATTCTTTCTGATGGAAGC
The Bacteroidales bacterium genome window above contains:
- the rlmN gene encoding 23S rRNA (adenine(2503)-C(2))-methyltransferase RlmN, whose protein sequence is MTNTSEINKKQDIRFLSQEELKNFFIEKNEKAFRAKQVWEWLWKKSAHSFDEMTNVSLATREMLRENFIFETAKPEIINISKDKTIKTAFRFRNEHIAEGVLIPAENRMTACVSSQVGCSLGCKFCATGKLGFTRNLLFDEIYDQVAIIGKQAQEHYQHHLTNIVFMGMGEPLLNYENLLKAIDRITSPDGLNMSPSRITVSTVGLVKMIKKLGDDNVKFNLALSLHAANDKKRNQIIPANEQNSMSKLAEALKYFYEKTGTRITLEYLILDRFNDSIADAKELAEFCKNFPCKINIIEYNPIAGSEFGKSREISVKGFAGYLETKNLIVNIRKSRGEDIDAACGQLAGKLKNKS
- a CDS encoding molybdopterin-binding protein, with the protein product MKVVSVNISEKKGTIKHPVDKIILNDKGVEGDAHAGYWIRQVSMLGAESIERFSKQVKRKINFGELAENITTEGFDVYKSNILDRFETKNVILEVTQIGKKCHGDRCAIFREVGTCVMPKEGIFCRVIKGGEVKADDEIIYKPKIFKAAVITLSDRASRGEYDDLSGPKVIEFLEKYFIEEKREFENSYKLIPDDANQLKKLLEDFTNKNFDFIFTTGGTGIGSKDITVDVTKPMLHKEIPGIMEFIRYKYGSEKPNALISRSVAGLINKTMIFTLPGSVKAVNEYMTEILKSLNHLVLMLHEIDSH
- a CDS encoding HDIG domain-containing protein gives rise to the protein MTREEALQLLKENIKNERTIWHSLASEAVMHALAVKLNENPEKWAMAGLLHDLDVEITNADPKVHGLITAKMLEEKNFDAEIIEAIKLHNEEAEGVPARSTKFHHALAAGETITGLIQATTYVYPDKKIASVKSSSVVKRMKEKLFAASVKRESIRECELIGIPLNEFAEIAVNAMRGIADQIGL
- a CDS encoding DUF1573 domain-containing protein yields the protein MKNVLLSFYFLIIAMAINAQNNSTQDKSSDNANAAIITFDNIVHDYGAIVKGSNGNCTFTFKNTGNEPLVLTNVTTSCGCTIAAWTKEPILPGKTGEIKVNYTKTNIVGTISKQITVISNASNGTIVLSIKGSVVEDTSSGVVPEKQPNELVTPKK
- a CDS encoding PKD domain-containing protein, translating into MALIYYHVDWPGDDPMNQDNPTEVNTQATLYGVNDPNTGGVPWSQLDGVHSSSTPTQTNINTNYAVTSPFTISMIHEVSNGVIAVKMVIKKTATTTGTYAAKIAVIEENMNYQGTYGTADHINVFKKFLPDPNGMTLPTMAVGDSVVYIKSWTYANVDNSANLAAVGYIQDASSKAVQQAGMSTAGAIPASADFAASMTKLACVSSQISFSDQSYKATSWLWDFGDGSTSTLQNPTHTYSASGNYTVTLKINNNSAYTTTKTNFISVTVPTAPSTTGGSGNVGSTVTLSASGSGVLKWYTAQTGGTAIAKGNSYTTPPLSTTTNYYVEDVIGNAVQSVGMTAKGTAGGYYTAAARQGLTFDTYTPVTIKSVTVYEQTAGTRTIWLRNSNGTYLDSVKTSVSTGTQSVTLNFHVPAGTGYVLGAGVSNYFWRETSGPAYPYTLANVLSVTGSTAGSSYYYYFYNWQVQSDSCISPRAIVTADILTGIEDYSKNIITVYPNPNNGSFTVSIDNPEKYNELSISNVVGQTIISENLVNNKYEKTFDFSDLPKGIYMIKLSGENTNFYKKIIIR
- a CDS encoding GNAT family N-acetyltransferase; this translates as MNIKLRKANESDLPEVFDLIKELALYEKAPDEVTVTLNDLKNDGFGKNPIYEIILAEVNNEILGMAFYFYAYSTWKGKCIYLEDIIVREAYRGKKIGKLLFEAVIMKCKEVKARRMMWQVLDWNTPAINFYKKYNASLDQSWVNGRLTEKQIHDFIPEIDIFVN
- the kdsB gene encoding 3-deoxy-manno-octulosonate cytidylyltransferase; translation: MNFIGFIPARYGSTRFPGKPLHVIEGKSMIQRVYEQCAKSKVLSALAVATDDERIFKHVISFGGKAIMTKSEHKCGTERCHEAFQILKSENKFSDNDVVINIQGDEPLINPEQINLVSSLFARKEVHIATLIRKLESETDLKSNTVIKVVIDKNKKALYFSRAAIPYLAGNSENKNISENNFFMHIGIYAYRASVLNEIVKLQQSSLEKAESLEQLRWLENGFPIHVEFTKYESHSVDIPSDIDKIIKLLKEK
- a CDS encoding SPOR domain-containing protein, which produces MIAQYLSELLLRFDTVVLPGLGTFQLKNVPATMSGNTIIPPGKKILFDPSLNVNDGVLANYISEKDRISFVDACSQIQNYVSNILKNLDEGNEITLEKIGILKKDDSGNLCFKADKGDIYNIDSFGLGSVSAIPLMGNTVEEKIISKKKTTHKLIWIAAIVVLFIAGFTTVYFIKPGLLKGFGINNKISKQENSNTVLNTNQNKNISENKVSTTNNKDSVITGKQDNITESPQQEGVRYYIIAASFRIKENAENYAVRLTSKGYKSESIFLPERNLYVVSYDTYTDKTQANQALASILASENSAAWILEK
- the trmB gene encoding tRNA (guanosine(46)-N7)-methyltransferase TrmB; its protein translation is MKKRKLFKFAQLETFNNVIQPSPEEFVHEDFFLKGKWKSEYFKNNNPIILELGCGKGEYTISLAEVYPDKNFIGVDIKGDRLWRGGKTALDKNLVNVAFLRIHIEKINNFFSQDEVSEIWITFPDPQPNKPNIKKRLTSLQFLERYKKILSEKSIIHLKTDNAPLFDFTLEVIENYKHHLIYQTHDLYNEKNIKEELHIKTYYEQMFLKEGFPICYLEFSLNSCSV